In Vanessa cardui chromosome 4, ilVanCard2.1, whole genome shotgun sequence, the DNA window ttatgtaattggtTTAGGACGGGAAAAAGGACTACCTGATTATAAGttgtcaccaccacccataccAATAATTGCCTTTCCTTACATCacaccaatgtgccaccacgACTAAGATAGTACTAGATGGTACTAagtgttacttggtggtacctATCAAGGGAAGGGAAGGAAGCTTGCAGAAAGtccaaatatatttgtttgatattatagtataaataaaatttgttattttagtgCATATTGTAAATATACCCTATACGCCtaagatgtttttattattaattactggtAATCTAttgtaactataatttaattgttggCGTCAGTTAATGGTTTGTTTGAGAGTATTTCTTTTCGGTATGACACTGTTATTTGTTTTGACCGTAGTATATTTATCTGTTTTGTTCAGGTATGTTGCATGATCGCAATGAGTTACAAGGggtattatataagaaatacgGACCAATCGTTAAACTAGATGGGACTTTAGGATCGTCTGCGTTAATATTTCTCTTTGAACCTGAAGCAGCATTTCATGTAAGTATTGTTTTAAacggaaatatataaatacgagATGCATTCTTCTGGATTAATAGATACTCCATTATTATTAACAGAAActcaattatatgtaaaaaaaaaaacaataaatatatttttaagatacgAGCACGTCACAGCCTTTcacaaaatcttatatttttagtttatatgttttttttttatataaaacaagttactttttttatttaaataaaaggaaatcttttaaaatatcaaataacaaatttcatataaaaatttcagATTTTCCGAAATGAAAACTGGGCACCAATACGTCCAGGGTTTCTGTCtctggaatattttaaaaagcatCACAGCAGAAAAAGTGACACCGCCTTCGAAGAATCCACTGGACTTTTGACAGAGTGAGtcaaatgatattaattaaatttattgtccATACTGTTTATATCAAGTTACATGCcgataatatcttatatatataaaaatataatgaacaattattatttttcaaataatcatcaaattaagatttttgattattatcagAATAAATAACTTCGTAAAGCAATAGAAGGAGAAAATAAAATTCTCAATTGTACTtacttctataattatatttaccaaATTTCTAAATGAATGAGAATCATGAAAATGAggtatcaatattatttttcgtcTAGAATCTAGATAGTCATATTATAGTACTTAACGGTAAGCTCGTTTAGTAATCAAACGTTgttagatattataattaataatgtctaaattaatattgggtGTAAACCAGTGATGTCATAGAGCTACGTAACCGAAACTATCGGATAAAAATCTATCCATAATcgtaaccaataaaaaaataagttttataattttttttaacattgataTGCTTAATGTGGTTGGTATTTGAAAGCTTCCTTCCTTtacacataaaaagtaaaataaagtcggataatccgaaataattttgaatctgGAAAAAGTTCAGGCGTTAACTTGCTCTCCGAGGCACGTGTACAGATGAGATTTAAAGATAAGGAAAAAAATTACCTTTCTTCCGTTCGACTTGATATTTGGTCCCAGGACCAGAGATCATCTGtgatcatatattttaccacTAGAccgacattttaaaattaaacaaatacaataaccatcttattgttttataaagacGTTCgagttttaaaaatgttcttttgaAAAGTATCAGGAAACTCAACATGGCTATACTCTATGCGAAATTTTTGAACGGGTAGAATTTTTGTATCAGAGGGAAGAAATTTCTGAAAAGGCTTAAGCTCTTTGCTACTGGACCCACTTGTTCAAgattttgttattgattttcAGGAGAGGTTACGAGGGTTCAAAATAgatgttataataattgatcaagaaataattttatatgataactaACTGGAAATTTTGTCTTCATATATTAAGTTTTGTCAAAATCTAAACGATTTACTATCATTGAAtcattaatactatttataaaaacatacaagGACATACACACAAAATGGTTACTACGGTTTAaggtatcatcatcatcatctttcaCATCGAGTCAGTCATATCGAGTTTTGACTCATGATTACATATTGGTTAGGGGATTATCCAAATCTGATATTATCACACTGATGTACTTCAGGTCATCTCGGTTATcgttattatgatttaaaattacaattacatacaaTTCTACTAATACTGTTTATAAATCTAGTCCTTTATACAGCACAGTCCGCTAAATTCATCATGTATATTCGCCTTAGATCAATGTATGATCTAAGGCGAGTATACAATgatctaatgttgtcttaaaatttcgcgattattacacatttaaataaaactagttataacggattttgatgattttatgattaaaatccgttataactagctttatttaaatacaattatctgTAAGTAAAAACTATCCTTGAAAGATTTAATGAGCttatgattgattttattaataggcAAGGCCTCTTACTTGTATCCATATAGAGGATGGAAGTTATCTAAAATAGTATCAAGGGATTCAAAGTAAACTACAATGATGACTATAAAAACTCCTATTAACACTTTACTGTGTTGTTATCCTATTCCCGGAAGTATTCCGTAGTTCAGgaacaaattgtataaaattaaagtaattttacttCGTGAATATATTGCCATCACGACACTGAATACCACAGAGCCAGTATTTGGGTCTTTGTAATGCGTATACAATTGTTATCATTGAAGAATGAAACAATGTGTGAAGCTATGACGCTGAAAAAGGCTTAAGGAATGATTCCTAGAATCGCAAGCTGTAATACTACAATGAAATGTCAGAAACGTTTCTTAGAAGAACTGTCCATCTGTTGTAACGAGTCCTGAATGTAAAAGATTTCTTTAAcacaaatgatatatttttttatttataagtgtaGAATTTGTAACTCAACCGAATGTAGGGTTCTCAAATTAAGATAagattaaattgttataaatttacagATTTTGTGTGAATTTCAGGCATGGAGAAACATGGCGCAAATTTAGATCAATTGTGAACCCAGCATTGCTACAACCAAAATCGATTAAACTTTACACAGATATCTTAACTGAAGTGGCTGAAGATATGGTAAAAAGGTTTGTGCCCACTCTGTTTTCTTGTTCATTGTGTATTAATGAAGTAATTATTTAACGATACAAATGATATAATGAAcagaaaatttatttgaaaccacaataaaaaaaattaaaacggttTAAAAACTGATTTAATAGAAGGTGGTCACTCGCAatgttagtaaaattaaattttcactttCATCAAGAACTAGTTTACGCCCGCGCCTTCGCTCGTGTTtaagggtattggttgtcattaATTAGACAAAAAACTATCCTATGTTCCTTTCTTGGCGTACTCgtatgcttcataccaaatttcattaaattaggttcagcggtttggccgtgaaagagcgacagactgacagaggtactttaacatttataatattaatatagattagacaatagtatgtttttgtttatgtgtTGCTGGAAATGATCTGTGTTAGTACTATAACTAAAACCTAAAGTCTCTcagaaataaaacttattttttttaacagattgAAATCAAAACgcaatgataaaaatatgatcGATGGGAAATTTGATATGGAGATGAACTTGTGGGCTTTGGAGTCAGTCGGTGTGGTCGCACTTGGTGGTCGGCTCAACTGCTTTAATCCTAATCTCACGGAAGACTCTCCTGTGAAAAAGCTAATTCAAGTTGTACATGACGTCATGATAAATGCACAGAAACTCGACTTCCAGCCAAGTCTTTGGAGATATTTTTCGACTCCAACATTTAAGAAAACAATGAAACATTATGAAGACCAAATTCAGTAAGGATTTGTTGATTTAACTCCTTGACTTAAAAATcagtaaaaatattgtgttgATGTGTAGTCGGTATGTATCGATATGAGCTATTGTGGCTTGTGATTTTGTTCACCTTAAGTTTGGACGAAAGATGAATTCATtacataaattttgaaattattcggGTTGAACCACACCATCTTAAGATTGTaccattaaattttcttttgatCTTCtatttttcatgaaatttatatttacaagttaATTGCGTTATGATATGTTGTTTTAATCATCACGTTGATATTATTAGGtctgaattaatataatagaagCAAGTACGAACaaagttaatgtttttatgttgaaaatgttttcaaaataaaaaataaaataaaatgaaatgttctGTTCAAAggttaaatgaatattttataaataaagctatAGAAAATCTCAAGAAAAGGAGTGAATCAATACATGAAGAAAAAGGTGTGCTCGAAAAATTACTTGAAATAGATCATAAAGTTGCAGTAATAATGGCAAGCGATATGTTATTTGCTGGTATAGATACGGTAGGTCATAAGTTAACTCAAGAATGATCCGCGTTATCTGTAGAAATATCCCACCTCGATTTTGTATGAGTGAAGTTCGCACACAGATACCCCTACCATTTCTCCCTTGAAAGAAAAAAGGACAATATAATCCACGCTATTTGTTTTTGCTTTCAAAGTATATCTttttgttcaaatatatttctttgaatatatttaaaaaattttttaatcGATCACTTAATTTTTGAAATGAAGAGTTGTTAATCTCTAGTactttagtattataaatttgttttagtaaaaaaatatacttgtgTATTATATAGTCgcaaattttatattacctaGTGATTGATGATggtccttaataaataaatataagataacatttatattcGTTAATACCTTTCGGTTATTTTAGATAGTTTTCATTCTTACTTCTGTACTAAGACTGCAACTTACATTGTTTCAATATTTCTGACTTACAGACTGCCAATTCTGTCATAGCAACGTTGTTTCTCCTTGCGAAAAATCcggaaaaacaaaagaaattacGAGAAGAGATAATGTCGaaacaagaaaaacaaacatatctTAAAGCTTGCATTAAAGAAGCTATGAGGTTAATGCCAGTAGTTGGAGGAAATTTCAGACAAATAACAAAAGAATACAACGTGTTAGGTTACACAATACCGAAAGatgtaagtttaataaaaatattttgaagtatcTAGTTTGcatttaaaagaaatagaatattttttagatattattatattttttctgtcgACTTCCGTCCGGcaagaaactactgagtttcttgccgtttcttctcagtAGAACATACTCTCCGAACCGTGGGtagcttaatttaaaatagttgttaaatgacgattcaaaagtgcttataaactAGAATCTACTAgtgtctacttgaataaagtatattttgattttctggTTTCGAATCTCATGTCAGACCGACAATTGAAAAATTCTTAATAACATTCCGGATTTTTGGAAGTGGAATATTCCCGTATTTAGAAAGCATATATTATAATGGTACTGTACATAGGATTTTCCGCGTCCTAAATTGATCTGAATGACAAATTAATatcatcatttttattgttattaatatatcttatacatacattggtgacaagaatgcttaGAACATTTTCCCGTTGGTTCGCAAAATTGTAACTGTTGAGACTGAGTATTATAAAAAGCAAGTCAGCGGCAAGCACAAAAAGCGATGTAATTATAAGCATGTCGGCTTATGAAAATCTTTATTCCTGGAAATTGTGAACAGTAATTGATTATGTCTTGTTAACACATAAtgtgtgtttaattattattaaataatttgtaaattatatttcagatGTTTGTGATCGTTGGTAATCAGTATATGTCATTAATGGAGCAATATTTCCCGCAACCGTCCGAGTTTATACCAGAAAGGTGGATCGTTGATAAAGACGATCCCCTTTATTATGGTAATGCTCACCCCTTCGCCTATCGTCCGTTTGGGTTCGGTGTGCGAAGTTGTATAGGTAGGTACTATGTTGCTATTTTTTCAATAGAAATATTCATATCCTTCAGTATTTTTCTACTACAAATAAGGCAGTGTTACGCTTGTACGAATGTCAATCATGAGGTTCCCGGATTCAAATCCCGGGATAGTCACATAAATGTATTGCGTTTTGGGGCAAGTagaaatactttgtattgtcaTATTTATGTCAGTTCTTATCTACTCACTAGTCACGACCTATCATCAGCTGGACTATTTGCTCAACCGCCTAACTATTAAGAAAGCTGGCTGAAGTTAAGGCAACCAGAATTGCATACCTATGATTTGGAGAGCGTACAAAGCATGGGTTTATATTGTAGGAAGTCTTAAACACGTCActaaaatattgctatttttgTCACCAGGTCGACGTATCGCTGAACTTGAAATAGAAACATTTGTTTCGAAAGTGATCGAAAGTTTTCATTTGGAATGGTTTGGACCATCTCTGAAGGTTCGCTCTgctactattaattatttaataggaccttacaactttatatttaaggatgtttagtataaaataggtgaacttaattttcattataatagcgtagattttattgaaataaagatattttattatacaaatgtgTTTCAATTATTTAGTCCAATGAATTTAGTATATGATATGCTTTAATGCattatgaaaacaaaagtttattaaaGTGTCATTTGTGTTATACAGAGAGAAgtaatagaccgggagatgataaatacaaaatatttggtcatttgtaccagtatggcggttcttcaggggtctaatcacgtaaaggcaaaaaggaaaatgatggtcgtagCACTCGCACCGGCGGCCATGGATGCAATtgtacgtaaaaaaaataaaaataaaaatcgttcaACTTCGTTATTTCgttcgttatttttccgacgcgttcgattaacgctcacgcgagtgggccgccggtgcgagcgctacgaccatcattttcctttttgcctttacgtgattagacccctgaagaaccgccatactggtacaaatattttgtcattatcatctcccggtctataaaGAGAATGCATTACTGAAGTGCAGAAAACATAAGGATTGTGTTAGAAGATTATTTCTCAAGTCATTAGCAGTTTAAAGAGACGAATAAAGGAAACaatgaaatacttttattttataaccattttatgaaatccatatttatttataatttttacacaTTAAGCTATCTAGGTCAAAATTCGGTCATTATTTTGGACTAAATTCGACAAATTTTTAGGGAACAATTATTCTATACTATGTTAAACGCACATTAAGATATTGTGTAAGAACAAGAGTCACTCAAACGGAAgtcaataataattgaaaatatttaacgaaTCTTAGTCGCCgacattattattgttgtgaaaGTGAAGAACTATTTTCTTAAGgcagcaaataaataaattattattaatttagaatacggagtaaagaaaaaattatgtagttaattttaattctagaCTATTCTGTAACAAGTATGGCTGTCACAGTGTGAAAAGACATTCACTTTGAATTCTTCACGAGgatacaaaatacaatatatattggaATGTGGTCCAACAAATGGCATGAGCTCGTGACAGATGTTAGGTTATTGGGAGGTACGTGCCATCGGCGGTGACAGTTTGGTTTCAAAACAACGCATGCATTTTTCTATCTGAGTCGCAATTGTGGGTTTCGATAACGTGTATTCGTAAATTGACAATCGCGCTGAGAATTTTTTCTAGTAATTACTTTATGAAAGTCGACAATATATAGTTAATGTATTGACAAAATGAgttatttgtttgttacattttaaacgTCGGCGTGACCCAGGAATCATTGACGTAGACGACGCTGACCATTGTGGCCTCGACCATTGTGTCCTGTTTCAAACAGCCTTGAGAAGGAAGACAGTCGGGAT includes these proteins:
- the LOC124544392 gene encoding cytochrome P450 CYP12A2-like isoform X2, producing MLHDRNELQGVLYKKYGPIVKLDGTLGSSALIFLFEPEAAFHIFRNENWAPIRPGFLSLEYFKKHHSRKSDTAFEESTGLLTEHGETWRKFRSIVNPALLQPKSIKLYTDILTEVAEDMVKRLKSKRNDKNMIDGKFDMEMNLWALESVGVVALGGRLNCFNPNLTEDSPVKKLIQVVHDVMINAQKLDFQPSLWRYFSTPTFKKTMKHYEDQIQLNEYFINKAIENLKKRSESIHEEKGVLEKLLEIDHKVAVIMASDMLFAGIDTTANSVIATLFLLAKNPEKQKKLREEIMSKQEKQTYLKACIKEAMRLMPVVGGNFRQITKEYNVLGYTIPKDMFVIVGNQYMSLMEQYFPQPSEFIPERWIVDKDDPLYYGNAHPFAYRPFGFGVRSCIGRRIAELEIETFVSKVIESFHLEWFGPSLKVRSATINYLIGPYNFIFKDV
- the LOC124544392 gene encoding cytochrome P450 CYP12A2-like isoform X1, yielding MYALRRFTFNLETICNVRSIATANSINYSNENNLKSWKEIPGPTSLPIIGQLLHFLPGGMLHDRNELQGVLYKKYGPIVKLDGTLGSSALIFLFEPEAAFHIFRNENWAPIRPGFLSLEYFKKHHSRKSDTAFEESTGLLTEHGETWRKFRSIVNPALLQPKSIKLYTDILTEVAEDMVKRLKSKRNDKNMIDGKFDMEMNLWALESVGVVALGGRLNCFNPNLTEDSPVKKLIQVVHDVMINAQKLDFQPSLWRYFSTPTFKKTMKHYEDQIQLNEYFINKAIENLKKRSESIHEEKGVLEKLLEIDHKVAVIMASDMLFAGIDTTANSVIATLFLLAKNPEKQKKLREEIMSKQEKQTYLKACIKEAMRLMPVVGGNFRQITKEYNVLGYTIPKDMFVIVGNQYMSLMEQYFPQPSEFIPERWIVDKDDPLYYGNAHPFAYRPFGFGVRSCIGRRIAELEIETFVSKVIESFHLEWFGPSLKVRSATINYLIGPYNFIFKDV